One genomic region from Microcella humidisoli encodes:
- a CDS encoding aldo/keto reductase, translating into MTDAIPTPHITLNDGHRIPQFGLGVWQIDDDEAHRVVAEALEVGYRHIDTARVYKNEAGVGRAIAESGIPRDELFITTKLWNSDQGRDTVRAAAEASLERLGLEQVDLYLIHWPSPKYGKHVESWEAVIELRDAGLARSIGVSNFMQTHLDDLAAATEVVPAVNQVELHPAFQQRDLRAFHEARGIHTESWSPLGSGNYDLAELPGFAEIAARHGKSVQQIAIRWHLQEGLIVFPKTVRRERMLENAAVFDFELSADEMATIAACDRDQRVGAHPLNTDF; encoded by the coding sequence ATGACTGACGCGATTCCCACCCCGCACATCACGCTCAACGACGGCCACCGCATCCCGCAGTTCGGGCTCGGCGTGTGGCAGATCGACGACGATGAAGCGCACCGTGTGGTCGCCGAGGCCCTCGAGGTCGGCTACCGCCACATCGACACGGCGCGCGTCTACAAGAACGAGGCGGGTGTCGGCCGGGCGATCGCCGAGTCGGGCATTCCGCGCGACGAGCTCTTCATCACGACCAAGCTGTGGAACAGCGACCAGGGCCGTGACACCGTGCGCGCCGCGGCCGAGGCGAGCCTCGAACGGCTCGGGCTCGAGCAGGTCGACCTGTACCTGATCCACTGGCCGTCGCCGAAGTACGGCAAGCACGTCGAGTCGTGGGAGGCCGTGATCGAGCTGCGCGACGCCGGGCTTGCCCGCTCGATCGGCGTCTCGAACTTCATGCAGACCCACCTCGACGACCTCGCGGCGGCGACTGAGGTCGTGCCCGCGGTCAACCAGGTCGAGCTGCACCCCGCGTTCCAGCAGCGCGACCTGCGGGCGTTCCACGAGGCGCGGGGCATCCACACCGAGTCGTGGAGCCCGCTCGGCAGCGGCAACTACGACCTCGCCGAGCTACCCGGCTTCGCCGAGATCGCCGCGCGCCACGGCAAGAGCGTGCAGCAGATCGCCATCCGGTGGCACCTGCAGGAGGGCCTGATCGTCTTCCCGAAGACGGTGCGCCGCGAGCGCATGCTCGAGAACGCGGCGGTCTTCGACTTCGAGCTCTCGGCCGACGAGATGGCGACGATCGCGGCGTGCGACCGCGACCAGCGCGTCGGCGCGCACCCCCTCAACACCGACTTCTAG
- a CDS encoding GNAT family N-acetyltransferase, producing MTDPAELKSLSVDASARGRGVGSAIIAAAEKVVEERADLATGRARRLVVGVVFDNPRAAALYERLGFVRTGVVSTTTYEYVDDEGATRTATETDEELVKVW from the coding sequence ATGACTGACCCGGCTGAGCTCAAGAGCCTCTCGGTCGACGCGTCGGCACGAGGCCGCGGAGTGGGGTCAGCCATCATCGCTGCGGCCGAGAAAGTGGTGGAAGAGCGCGCCGACCTCGCGACCGGGCGCGCGCGACGCCTGGTGGTGGGCGTCGTGTTCGACAACCCGAGGGCCGCTGCGCTCTACGAACGACTCGGTTTCGTGCGGACGGGAGTCGTCAGCACGACAACCTACGAGTACGTCGACGACGAGGGTGCGACGCGTACGGCCACCGAGACCGATGAAGAGCTCGTCAAGGTTTGGTGA
- a CDS encoding MBL fold metallo-hydrolase: MSSSAASIAVTVVGGPTALLEWAGLRLLLDPTFDEPQRYGPDDDDLEKTDGPAVAVDELGRIDAALVSHHHHEDNLDHQGRNLALTLPLVVTTPAGAEDLGTRGGTARVIGLADDEGIALDDALMVGTVVASLAPAGARLHALPAQHGPAEWAERLGPVCGFLLTAPGHPTVYVSGDNSEVSVVETIVARYGTVDAAVLFAGAARVPAIDAALTLTAADARAAALVLSARRVVGLHVDQWTHFSEGRDALEREFAGLESPAGGALLAATPLGARTEITL, translated from the coding sequence ATGAGCTCGAGCGCAGCATCCATCGCCGTCACGGTCGTCGGCGGCCCCACCGCCCTGCTGGAGTGGGCGGGCCTGCGGCTGCTGCTCGACCCCACCTTCGACGAGCCCCAGCGCTACGGGCCCGATGACGACGACCTCGAGAAGACCGACGGCCCCGCTGTCGCCGTCGATGAGCTCGGGCGCATCGACGCCGCCCTCGTCTCGCACCACCACCACGAGGACAACCTCGATCACCAGGGCCGCAACCTCGCGCTGACCCTGCCGCTCGTCGTCACGACGCCCGCCGGGGCTGAAGACCTCGGAACCCGCGGCGGTACCGCTCGCGTCATCGGGCTCGCCGACGACGAGGGGATCGCGCTCGACGACGCGCTCATGGTCGGCACGGTCGTCGCCTCGCTGGCGCCCGCGGGCGCTCGACTGCACGCCCTGCCCGCCCAGCACGGCCCTGCCGAATGGGCCGAACGGCTCGGGCCAGTCTGCGGGTTCCTGCTCACCGCCCCCGGGCACCCGACCGTCTACGTCTCGGGCGACAACTCAGAGGTCTCGGTCGTCGAGACGATCGTCGCCCGATACGGCACGGTGGATGCCGCGGTGCTGTTCGCGGGCGCCGCCCGCGTTCCGGCGATCGACGCCGCCCTCACCCTCACGGCGGCGGACGCCCGCGCCGCCGCCCTCGTGCTCAGCGCGCGCCGCGTGGTCGGGCTGCACGTGGACCAGTGGACGCACTTCAGCGAGGGCCGCGACGCCCTCGAGCGCGAGTTCGCGGGGCTCGAGTCGCCCGCGGGCGGAGCGCTGCTCGCCGCCACGCCGCTCGGCGCCCGAACCGAGATCACCCTCTAG
- a CDS encoding RDD family protein yields the protein MSSPQNAASEYDAERELLTGEAVALELRPTSVVLRMAGGIIDYLLYSIVTGLLVWLSLSVAFSIGVPEELGTAIVIACIVVGLVLLPAVVETAAQGKSLGRLALGDRIVRDDGGAIAFRHAVIRSFVGVVEIVFTFGGLAVVVAMLNTRAKRLGDLLAGTYSQYERVGTVNAPVYGVPVELTEWASTADVARLPDALARRIAQFLRQAGGHTPATRERIARDLAIEAALFVSPVPAGDPELFLAAVAALRRSREATALRLERARLDELQPTLAALPHGFPDRG from the coding sequence ATGTCGAGCCCGCAGAACGCCGCGAGCGAGTACGACGCCGAGCGCGAGCTGCTGACGGGCGAAGCCGTGGCCCTTGAGCTGCGGCCGACGAGCGTCGTGCTGCGCATGGCGGGCGGCATCATCGACTACCTGCTCTACTCGATCGTGACGGGGCTGCTCGTGTGGCTCTCGCTCTCGGTGGCCTTCTCGATCGGGGTGCCGGAAGAGCTCGGCACGGCGATCGTCATCGCCTGCATCGTCGTGGGGCTCGTGCTGCTGCCGGCCGTCGTGGAGACGGCGGCGCAGGGCAAGTCGCTCGGGCGCCTCGCGCTCGGCGACCGCATCGTGCGCGACGACGGCGGTGCCATCGCGTTCCGTCACGCCGTCATCCGCTCGTTCGTCGGCGTCGTCGAGATCGTGTTCACCTTCGGCGGGCTCGCCGTCGTCGTGGCGATGCTCAACACGCGCGCGAAGCGGCTCGGCGATCTACTCGCCGGCACCTACAGCCAGTACGAGCGCGTGGGCACGGTGAACGCTCCCGTCTACGGGGTTCCTGTCGAGCTCACCGAGTGGGCCTCGACCGCCGACGTCGCTCGGCTGCCCGACGCACTCGCTCGCCGTATCGCCCAGTTCCTGCGCCAGGCGGGCGGGCACACTCCCGCGACGCGCGAGCGCATCGCGCGCGACCTCGCGATCGAGGCGGCGCTCTTCGTCTCGCCGGTGCCGGCGGGCGACCCCGAACTGTTCCTCGCGGCCGTCGCCGCGCTGCGCCGAAGCCGTGAGGCGACGGCGCTGCGGCTCGAGCGGGCGCGGCTCGATGAGTTGCAGCCCACTCTCGCGGCGCTGCCCCACGGGTTTCCCGACCGCGGCTAG
- a CDS encoding stage II sporulation protein M, with product MDLDAYSTAHAAEWDRLRELARRRRFAGRDADELIEHYQAGATQLSAITTSAGQVPQAASLSVLLSRARLRFTGATAEPLAQLARFATREVPAALYRIRYLTLVVAGLFAVIATLYAVWVASNPAVIAALGDYEDLRRYAEEDFVGYYSASSEAVFGLQVFSNNAWIAAQSVAFGITGVYVPFIVFQNAQNLGLSAGIMTEFDRLDVFFLNILPHGQLEIYAIFVAAAGGLMIFWSWVSPGPRTRLQALAEDGRSLFSIIGGLVAALLVSGIIEGYVTRQEWPDVIRIGIGTVALVAFLLYQWMLGGRAFRDGETGDLDPISRGARVVVGD from the coding sequence ATGGATCTCGACGCCTACTCAACAGCCCACGCCGCCGAATGGGATCGGCTGCGTGAACTCGCGCGCCGTCGGCGCTTCGCCGGCCGCGACGCCGACGAGCTCATCGAGCACTACCAGGCGGGTGCCACCCAGCTCTCGGCGATCACGACGAGTGCCGGCCAGGTTCCGCAAGCGGCCTCGCTCAGCGTGCTGCTGTCGCGCGCGCGGCTGCGGTTCACGGGGGCGACGGCCGAGCCGCTCGCCCAGCTGGCCCGCTTCGCGACGCGCGAGGTGCCGGCGGCGCTGTACCGCATCCGGTATCTGACGCTCGTCGTGGCCGGACTCTTCGCCGTCATCGCGACCCTCTACGCCGTGTGGGTGGCCTCGAACCCCGCCGTCATCGCCGCGTTGGGCGACTACGAGGATCTGCGCCGCTACGCGGAGGAAGACTTCGTCGGCTACTACAGCGCGTCGAGCGAAGCCGTCTTCGGCCTGCAGGTGTTCAGCAACAACGCCTGGATCGCCGCACAGTCAGTGGCCTTCGGCATCACGGGCGTCTACGTGCCGTTCATCGTGTTCCAGAACGCGCAGAACCTCGGGCTGAGCGCGGGCATCATGACCGAGTTCGACCGCCTCGACGTGTTCTTCCTCAACATCCTGCCGCACGGCCAGCTCGAGATCTACGCGATCTTCGTGGCCGCGGCGGGCGGGCTCATGATCTTCTGGTCGTGGGTGTCGCCCGGTCCGCGCACACGCCTGCAGGCGCTCGCGGAGGACGGCCGCTCGCTGTTCTCGATCATCGGCGGCCTCGTTGCGGCGCTGCTCGTGAGCGGCATCATCGAGGGCTACGTGACGCGGCAGGAGTGGCCCGACGTCATCCGCATCGGTATCGGCACGGTCGCGCTCGTCGCCTTCCTGCTCTACCAGTGGATGCTCGGGGGCCGAGCCTTCCGCGACGGAGAGACGGGCGACCTCGACCCGATCAGCCGCGGCGCCCGGGTCGTCGTCGGCGACTGA
- a CDS encoding Ig-like domain-containing protein yields MRRPVRRIATVSAVAIIASALVFPTAAIAAVDTPFTFDDPAPATSGVVQYSASGATVTTLTGTGPDGATVRIETIDAGTFAFGYPCSTTVVNGAWSCDVTLGSFVGTVGAQRMEDVGGLSLPAETISRTIVALSPPAFDSASTGVVSSSTSPTISGTVTPLAGTTSATVRLTVEGDEVCIATVAMAGTWTCSISVAGALDGPLDLAVTQTRTAGGVSGTSLAATTTYTLDTTGPTVPATFTTPAGSTLTVGPGAFVLAGTAEASGTVRVTAGATTVCGPLTVSVGGTWSCTATGLPVGSYTLSIVHADARGNASSSTSESIALTVQSVIVIPPPNLIISPPSFVTLPNLNIAPPAVPTTIITDLPGQLIEVSTALATDSPARDILQDILVTNVQGLFEAVDDRGLTYRYAVPINQLPDLNMRLALSRMFPDGLTDVNVIDPSTGLTGPRPPTWSDMPWRAQVVFLFADYRPPTTDEDPFNQGLANSIAPFADASGRNARTVLNEGEILIDQQELTGDGDVTLSGSLPEGVEPGDYDLIVRVVLEPDENVGIPVPDTIEPIEVSVPVTLVADEPAAAAGVSPWLWAGIAAVVLGIVAIVVIMARTTRRRA; encoded by the coding sequence GTGCGCCGACCCGTTCGCCGCATCGCCACCGTCTCGGCGGTTGCGATCATCGCCTCCGCACTCGTGTTTCCGACCGCGGCGATCGCGGCGGTCGACACCCCGTTCACGTTCGACGATCCGGCGCCCGCGACCTCGGGCGTCGTGCAGTACTCCGCCAGCGGAGCCACCGTCACGACACTGACGGGCACCGGTCCGGATGGCGCAACCGTGCGCATCGAGACCATCGATGCCGGCACGTTCGCCTTCGGGTACCCGTGCTCGACCACGGTGGTCAACGGCGCCTGGAGCTGCGACGTGACCCTTGGGTCGTTCGTCGGAACCGTCGGCGCGCAGCGGATGGAAGACGTGGGCGGACTCTCGCTCCCCGCTGAAACCATCAGCCGCACGATCGTCGCGCTCTCGCCCCCCGCCTTCGACTCGGCCTCGACGGGCGTGGTGAGCTCGAGCACGTCGCCGACCATCTCGGGAACCGTCACGCCGCTCGCCGGAACGACGAGTGCGACCGTTCGGCTGACCGTCGAAGGAGACGAGGTCTGCATCGCCACCGTCGCGATGGCGGGAACGTGGACGTGCTCCATCTCGGTCGCCGGAGCACTGGACGGCCCGCTCGACCTGGCCGTCACGCAGACCCGCACGGCGGGGGGTGTGAGTGGCACGTCGCTCGCCGCGACGACCACCTACACCCTCGACACGACCGGACCGACCGTGCCCGCCACGTTCACGACGCCGGCAGGTTCAACCCTCACGGTGGGGCCGGGGGCGTTCGTGCTCGCGGGCACGGCTGAGGCATCGGGCACCGTGCGCGTCACGGCAGGCGCAACAACCGTCTGCGGGCCGCTGACCGTGAGCGTCGGGGGCACCTGGTCGTGCACCGCAACAGGATTGCCCGTCGGTTCGTACACGCTGTCAATCGTGCACGCGGATGCCCGGGGCAACGCCTCCTCGAGCACGTCCGAGTCGATCGCTCTGACCGTGCAGTCGGTGATCGTCATCCCCCCGCCGAACCTCATCATCTCGCCGCCGTCGTTCGTGACGCTCCCGAACCTGAACATCGCGCCCCCCGCGGTGCCCACGACGATCATCACGGATCTGCCGGGGCAGCTGATCGAGGTGTCGACCGCGCTCGCTACTGACTCGCCCGCGCGCGACATCTTGCAAGACATCCTGGTCACGAATGTGCAGGGCTTGTTTGAGGCAGTCGATGATCGCGGTCTTACGTACCGCTACGCGGTTCCCATCAACCAGTTGCCCGATCTGAACATGCGGCTGGCGTTGAGTCGGATGTTTCCCGACGGCTTGACAGACGTCAACGTGATCGACCCCTCCACAGGCCTGACCGGACCTCGCCCCCCTACCTGGAGCGACATGCCCTGGCGAGCGCAGGTCGTCTTCCTTTTCGCCGACTACCGCCCCCCCACTACGGACGAAGACCCGTTCAACCAGGGCCTCGCAAACTCAATTGCTCCTTTCGCGGACGCCTCCGGTAGGAACGCTCGTACCGTCCTCAATGAGGGCGAGATTCTCATCGACCAGCAAGAACTCACTGGCGACGGCGATGTCACGCTCTCCGGTTCCTTGCCGGAGGGCGTGGAGCCCGGGGATTACGACCTCATTGTGCGCGTCGTCCTCGAGCCCGACGAGAATGTCGGCATTCCCGTGCCCGACACGATCGAACCGATCGAGGTCAGTGTGCCCGTCACGCTCGTCGCGGACGAGCCTGCGGCCGCAGCGGGCGTCTCGCCCTGGCTGTGGGCAGGAATCGCGGCCGTCGTGCTCGGTATCGTCGCCATCGTCGTGATCATGGCCCGAACCACGCGCCGCAGGGCCTGA